A genomic window from Sphingobacterium spiritivorum includes:
- the xpt gene encoding xanthine phosphoribosyltransferase, with product MDILKDRILKDGQSFAGGILKVDSFINHQMDPVLMKSIAVEFVRRFGHLPINKIITIEASGIAPAIMLGYLLELPVVFVKKAMPKTMQNMLVSSVYSFTKDKTYDICVSRDFLGAADRLVFIDDFLANGNAALGICDLIREAGATLLGMGFIIEKSFQKGGELLRAMPDIQVESLAKIKELGDGKVVFG from the coding sequence ATGGATATATTGAAAGATCGGATTTTGAAAGACGGACAAAGTTTTGCGGGAGGTATTCTGAAAGTAGATAGTTTTATAAATCATCAGATGGATCCTGTGTTGATGAAATCGATCGCAGTAGAATTTGTAAGGCGTTTTGGTCACCTTCCGATAAACAAGATTATCACCATTGAAGCCAGTGGGATAGCACCGGCAATTATGCTGGGTTATCTGCTGGAACTCCCTGTGGTATTTGTGAAAAAGGCAATGCCCAAAACAATGCAAAATATGCTTGTATCCTCGGTTTATTCCTTTACTAAAGACAAGACATATGATATCTGTGTAAGCCGTGACTTTTTGGGGGCTGCAGACCGGTTAGTATTTATTGACGATTTTCTGGCTAATGGTAATGCCGCTTTAGGCATTTGCGATCTGATAAGAGAAGCCGGAGCAACACTGTTGGGGATGGGGTTTATCATTGAAAAATCTTTTCAGAAGGGCGGGGAATTGTTACGGGCAATGCCGGATATTCAGGTAGAGTCACTGGCAAAAATTAAAGAGCTGGGAGACGGAAAAGTCGTTTTCGGATAG
- a CDS encoding helix-turn-helix domain-containing protein, giving the protein MKDNTIFKISSRIKEIRKGKGITIQDLADRAGVSKGLISQVENNRTVPSLLVLINIIGALEIDLTEFFKGFTSDGDLGPVIVRRKEQYEPFEKEHALGFMYRRIFTTSIVNSTMDIVLLELEPDANRPMVTTEAFEYKYILAGEVEYIFENEIIHLKEGDSILFDGRLSHSPRNSGTQKASMLIVYFFEQDKA; this is encoded by the coding sequence ATGAAAGACAACACCATATTCAAGATAAGTTCAAGGATCAAAGAGATCCGTAAAGGAAAAGGAATTACTATACAGGATCTGGCAGACAGGGCAGGTGTGAGTAAAGGACTAATTTCTCAGGTGGAGAATAACCGTACTGTTCCTTCACTACTGGTTCTGATCAACATTATCGGTGCGCTGGAAATTGACCTTACAGAATTTTTTAAAGGATTTACATCTGATGGCGATTTAGGACCGGTCATTGTCCGTCGTAAAGAGCAGTATGAACCCTTTGAAAAAGAACATGCACTGGGATTTATGTACAGAAGGATCTTCACGACCTCAATCGTCAATTCGACAATGGATATTGTGCTGCTGGAATTAGAACCCGATGCAAACCGTCCTATGGTCACTACAGAAGCTTTTGAATACAAGTACATTCTGGCAGGAGAGGTGGAGTATATTTTTGAAAATGAAATTATACACCTCAAAGAAGGAGATTCTATATTGTTTGACGGTAGACTTTCTCATTCTCCACGTAATTCAGGGACGCAGAAAGCAAGCATGTTGATCGTGTATTTTTTTGAACAGGATAAAGCCTGA